From Sinorhizobium sp. B11:
CGCATTGTCAGGCAGGTGGATGCAGGCCGAGATCGGCCTTCCGCAGATCGCGGTCAGGAGCCGTTTTCCGCCGTTCCTGTGCCGGCTAAAAAATCACCCCTCCGCGCGAGGCGAGGAGGGGTGATGATACGTTGCATCTGTTGGAAGATCGCGGATCAGGCGACGCGGACGGCCTTGCGGCGTTCGCTCACCGGCTGATAGGCGAGACGCTGGTGGTAGTTGCAATAGGGCGATGAATCCGGGGAGTCGCAGCCGCAGAAGTAGAAATCGTCCTTCAGCGGATCGCCGACCGGCCACTTGCAGGTGCGCTCCGTCAGTTCCGTCAGGCCGAGGCGACGCGAAATAGGCACGACCACGTTTTTGGCCGGCACGTATTCCATTTCCTCGACCGTTTCGATCTCGATCTCTTCCTTCAGCATCGTTGCGCCCTGCTGGCGCGTCACGGTGCGGGTGGCGATGCGAGATGCATAGTTCGGGGCGCGGGGCGCAGAGGTGTTGCGCTTGGGCGCACGCGCCGTGGTTGCGGTGCCGCCGGCCTTGGCGCGGCCGGGAAGACTGAGCCGGTGAACCTTGCCGATAACAGCGTTTCTACTTACTCCGCCAAGTTGCGCAGCGATCTGGCTGGCACTCAGCCCCTCCGACCAAAGCTTCTTGAGCTTTTCGACACGCTCGTCTGTCCAGTTCATGCCCTGTCTCCACCTTTCGCGTTGGTGATGGCAGAATCCCTCACCGTTGCCTCGGAAGCCTCCGAAGCAAGAAACGCCTGATCAATTTTGGTGACTAGTTCCGCCGCATGCAGTCTAGTAATTGAACTTTAACCTAGTGTGAGCCTGACTCTGTGACAAGAGTCGCAGGAATCCGATGAATCCGAATTCGTAGTTTTCCCCAACTTGCTTCCCGAGAGAGTCATTTCTGCAACATTAGCTGTTGATAGACCTGTAATGCGGATTGCAGGCTTGACGCATGCGCTAAATCCTCAGTTTTGTTGACATTGCAGTGCGAAAAGTAAATAGTGCTTCAGGCCGCCGAAAGGCGGCATTTTTAATTTTTCGGACCTGGTTTTCTTAGCCGGAGTCCGTTGCCTCTGAGCCTGATTGAAGGAGATCGCGCCATGGCTGAAGCCTCGCCGCTTTATGACACCTATTCTCGTGCCCCGCTGCGGTTCGAGCGAGGTGAAGGCGTATGGCTGATCACCGAAACCGGCGAGCGATATCTGGATTTTGGCGCGGGCGTTGCCGTTACCTCTGTCGGACACGGCAATCCGCATGTCGTGGCCGCTCTCAAGGATCAGGCCGACAAGGTCTGGCACCTCTCCAACGTCTATGAGATCCCCGGCCAGGAGAAGCTTGCCAACCGCCTGACCGAGGCCACCTTCGCCGACAAGGTGTTCTTCACCAATTCCGGCGCCGAGGCGCTCGAATGCGCCATCAAGACAGCGCGCCGCTACCAGTTCTCCAAGGGTCATCCCGAGCGTTTCCATATCATCACCTTCGAAGGCGCCTTCCACGGTCGCACGCTGGCGACGATCGCTGCCGGCGGCCAGGAGAAATATCTCGAAGGTTTCGGCCCCAAGACCCCCGGTTTCGACCAGGTTCCTTTCGGCGATGTCGAGGCGGTACGTGCCGCGATTACCGACAAGACGGCCGGCATCCTTATCGAACCCGTGCAGGGTGAAGGTGGCGTGCGCCCGGTGACGCCTGAATTCATGAAGGCGCTCCGCCAGCTCTGCGATGAGCATGGCCTGCTCCTCATTCTCGATGAAGTTCAGACCGGCGTCGGCCGCACCGGCAAGCTCTTCGCCCATGAATGGTCGGGTGTCACGCCCGATATCATGGCTGTTGCCAAGGGCATCGGCGGCGGCTTCCCGCTCGGCGCCTGCCTTGCGACCGCAGAAGCAGCCTCGGGCATGAAGGCCGGCACGCATGGTTCGACCTATGGCGGCAATCCGCTGGCCATGGCCGTCGGCAACGCGGTCCTCGATGTCATCCTGGCCGAGGGCTTCCTGCAGCACGTGCGAGATGTGACCCTCGTCTTCCGTCAGGGCCTTGCCTCGCTCAAGGATCGTTATCCCGATGTGATCGAAGATATCAGGGGCGAAGGTCTACTGCTCGGCGTCAAGGCTGCCATCCCCTCGGCAGAACTGCTGAAGGAAATTCGCGCAGCACACCTTCTGGCGATCCCGGCGGGCGACAATGTCATCCGCCTGCTGCCGCCGCTGGTCGTAACCGCCGAGGAGGCGCGCGAGGGGCTTTCCCGTCTCGAACGCGCTGCCGAAAGCATCCGTGCCGCCAAGGTCAAGAAGACCGCTTGATAGGACATTGCCCCGCCCGCTGGCGGGCGTAGCAGGTAACGAACAATGGCTTCCCCCAAACACTTTCTCGATCTCTCCGCAGTCACCGCATCCGACCTCAGAACCATCATGGACGATGCCAAGGTGCGAAAGCAGGCATTCAAGGCCGGTTCCGCCGACAAGCCGCTCGCCGGCAAGATGCTGGCCATGATCTTCGAGAAACCGTCGACCCGCACCCGCGTCTCCTTCGACGTCGGCATGCGCCAGCTCGGCGGCGAGACGCTGTTCCTGTCGGGTACTGAAATGCAGCTCGGCCGCGCCGAGACCATCGGCGACACGGCCAAGGTCCTGTCGCGCTATGTCGATGCCATCATGATCCGCACGACCGAGCACAGCCGGATGCTGGAGCTTGCCGAGCATGCAACGGTGCCCGTCATCAACGCTCTGACCGATGACACCCATCCCTGCCAGATCATGGCCGATATCATGACCTTCGAAGAGCATCGCGGCCCGATCAAGGGCAAGACGATCGCCTGGACCGGCGACGGCAACAACGTGCTGCATTCCCTCGTGGAAGGGGCTGCCCGTTTCGGCTACCGCATGAACATGGCCGTACCCCTTGGTTCCGAGCCGAAGGATCACTATCTGAACTGGGCCCGCAATGAGGGCGCCGAAATCATGCTTTACCATGATGCTGACCGTGCGGTCGCCGGCGTCGATTGCGTGGTGACCGATACCTGGGTCTCCATGAATCAGGAACATCGGGCCCGTGGTCACAATGTCTTCCAGCCTTATCAGGTCAATGCGCATTTGATGGCGCAGGCCGGCAAAGATGCATTGTTCATGCATTGCCTTCCCGCCCACCGCGGCGAGGAGGTAACGGATGAGGTGATCGATGGCCCGCAGTCCGTGGTCTTCGATGAGGCGGAAAACCGTCTTCATGCGCAGAAGTCGATTCTTGCTTGGTGCCTGGGCGCGATCTGAACCATAATCGGATGTCGCGAGTCCAAAACTCGCGGCTGCGCAAGCAGCCGGTGCGCTAGCCGGCTGCTCTGACAAAACAGGAGTGAAAGCCATGGCAGAAGCTGCCGCCGCCCTCGGCGAGTTCGATTTCGCCGGCGATGATCATGTCGTCCCCTTCCAGGTGGAAGGGCTGGATGTGCGCGGTCGCGCCGTCCAGCTCGGCCCGATGCTGGATTCGATCCTCGAGCGCCATCACTATCCCATGCCCGTCGCCCGCCTTCTGGCGGAAGTGGTGGTGCTCACGGTGCTGCTCGGCACCTCGCTGAAGTTCGAGGGCAAATTCACGGTCCAGACCAAAAGCGACGGTCCCGTCGATCTACTGGTCGCCGATTTTTCGACGCCGGAGAATGTCCGGGCCTACGCCCGCTTCGATCAGGCCTTGCTCGACAAGGCGATTGCGGCAGGCGAAACGGAGCCGGAACAGCTGCTCGGCAAGGGCGTGCTCGCCTTCACCATCGACCAAGGCAAGTTCAGCCAGCCCTATCAGGGCATCGTCGCGCTTGACGGTACTTCGCTGGAAGACATTGCCGGTGTCTATTTCCGCCAGTCGGAACAGATCCCGACACGTGTGCGCCTTGCCGCTGCCGAACTCTTCGACCGCGACGAAAACGGTAAGCCGCGTCACCGCTGGCGGGCAGGGGGCCTCGTCGCCCAGTTCCTGCCGGAAGCGCCGGAGCGTATGCGCCAGCCCGATCTTCATGGCGGCGATGGCGACACGGCTACGCGCGCCCACGTTGAGGATGATGCCTGGACGGAGGCCCGCTCGCTCGTTGAAACGGTCGATGCCGATGAACTGACCGATCCGCAGGTCGGCACGGAACGCCTGCTCTTCCGCCTCTTCCACGAACGCGGCGTGCGTGTCTACGATCCGCGGGCGGTCTTCGATCGTTGCAGCTGTTCGCGCGAAAAGATCGGCGGCGTGCTGAAGGGATTCAGCGCGGAGGAAATCGAGGCGAGCCAGGAAAACGGCGAGATCGCGGTGACCTGCGAATTTTGCTCCACGACCTATCGCTTCCCGGTGCAGGAACTGACGCCTCAGCTTATCTAGTCTTCCTGACTGGAAGAGACGAGAAGCAATAAACAGGCGATGGTGCAGCACAGTGACTCGACTTTTGGTAGTCACTGTGTGCCTATGCGTTTCATTGGTTGGGCTATGAAAACGGGATGGGTGCCAATGAAGCTGTTGTGTTTGCTTCTCGCGCTGATAGCTGCGGTGCCGCAAACGAGCTTCGCCAGTGACGAGACAATGCTATGGAAAGAAGTCGGCGGCTGGACGGTGGCTGCCGACCTGACTTTGGGCAGCGCCTGCTTTGTTGCGACGGCCTTTGAGGATCGTACACTTTTCCGTCTTGGCTTCAATTTCCTCGATAAGGACCATCCCTTTTATATTCTGATGGTCAATGACAATTGGAAATCGTTGGAGGAAGGCAAGCAATACCCGATCGAACTCTATCTGGACCGCTCCAAATGGACTGTCGATGCAAGCGCTGTGGTCTTTAACGGTGAAAAGGGACTACGCATTGATTTTAAAGATACTAACTTGGTTAGCGAGTTTGCCGTCAAGTTGGGTTTTCGCGCCGATTTTAACGGCAAGCGAATAGTCGCCCTTAGTCTGAAAAACTCCGTCAAGGCTATTGATGAGATGATCGCCTGTCAGAAGGCCGTTGACGCTGTCCTGGCCAAACAGCCGAAACCGCCACAATCAAAGGATCCATTCGATGCAAAACCGGATGCTCAGACCGCCTCGGATCCGTTTGAACTTTAACAGAGATTGACGACTGAAAGCTCAAGATTGACGCATCGTCGCGAACAGCGAGGCTACGCTTTAGTTCAGCACCCTGAGCAGGCCGGGTGAATCGAGCGAGAAGGCGGGTATGTCGACATCGAACATCTCGCCTTCGTCCGTCTCCATCTGGTAGTGGCCAAACATCAGGCCGGATGGCGTATCCAGCGGGCAGCCGGAGGAATATTCATAGGTATCGCCCGGCTGCAACCGCGGCTGCTCGCCGACGACGCCGGGGCCGCTGACCTCGTCGATCTGCCCGTTCTGGTCGGTAATGTTCCAGTAGCGGTTGACGAGACGGACGGCGATATCGGAGTTGTTGCTGATCACCACACGATAACCCCAGACATAGCGATCGTCTTCCGGATCGGATTGCTCCTCCAGATAAAACGGCTCGACAACGACTTCGATATCTCGTGTGAGGGCGCGGTACATGCCTTACACCTTAGTCAGGATACGTTACCCGTATCTTATACGAGGCCTCTTCCGTCAAGAAACGGTACAGTGATCGCGGCCTCACTACCTTCAGTTGGGCCGCCTTTCGTTCATTAAGCCTAACTCTCAGTGTTAATTTCAAGGCAAATGCGACGGCCGCGGCGTTTGCCGGCGGCCGTGCCTTGATGTCAGGCCGAAACCTTGGCCAGCGCGCGGGCGAAATCTTCGATGAGATCGTCCGTGTCCTCGATACCGGCCGAGAGGCGTACCGTGCCCGGCGAGATGCCGAGTTCGGCGCGAGCCTCGTCCGTCAGGTTCTTGTGCGTGGTCGTGGCCGGATGCGTGATCAGGCTCTTGGAGTCCCCGAGATTGTTGGAGATCTTGACGATATCAAGCGCGTTCTGCAGCGCGAAGGCAGCTTCCTTGCCACCCTTCAGCTCGAAGCAGACGAGTGTCGAGCCGCCCGACATCTGCTTGGCGATGATATCGGCCTGTGGATGGTCCTTGCGGCCGGGATAGATGACCTTGGCGACCTTGCCCTGATCGGCGAGGAAATCGGCGATCTTCGCGGCATTCTGGGTCTGCTGCTTGACGCGGAGCGGCAGCGTCTCGATGCCCTTCAGGAGTGTCCACGCATTGAACGGCGACATGGCCGGGCCGGTATGGCGGAAATAGTCGTGCAGGTTCTCGTCGATCCATTCCTTGTCGGAGAGAACGACGCCGCCGAGGCAGCGGCCCTGGCCGTCGATGTGCTTGGTCGCGGAATAGACGACGATATGGGCGCCGAGCTCCAGCGGCTTCTGGAAGAGCGGCGTTGCAAACACGTTGTCGACCACGACCTTTGCGCCGATCTGGTTGGCGAGCTTGGCGACACCTGCGATGTCGACAACTTCCAGCGTCGGATTGGTCGGGCTTTCCAGGAAGAAGACCTTGGTCTTTGGGGTAATAGCCTTTTCCCAGTTTTCGAGGTCGCGACCGTCGATCAGCGTGCAGTCGATCCCGTATTTCGGCGCAAGCGTCTCAACTACCCAGCGGCAGGAGCCGAAGAGGGCGCGCGCAGCAACGATATGATCGCCGGCCTTCAGCTGGCAGAGGATGGCAGCAGTAACAGCGGCCATGCCGGAAGCGGTGGCGCGGGCGTCTTCAGCGCCTTCCAGCATGCACATGCGCTTTTCGAACATGTCATTGGTGGGGCTGCCGTATCGCGCATAGATGAAACCGTCCGTCTCGCCCTTGAAGCGCGCTTCGGCTGCTTCGGACGTATCGTAGACGAAACCCTGCGTGAGATAGATTGCCTCTGAAGTCTCGCCATACTGCGAACGGAGCGTTCCGCCGTGGACGAGTTGGGTTGCTGGGCGCCAGGTCTTGCTCATGCCATCACCACTTTCAAACAACAAAAAAACCGGCCGCAAATGCAGACCGGTTTTCAACCCGGTCTTTTTAGCCACTTGTTTAACGTGGCTGCAAGCCGACCGGCCAAATCACCACGGGATAAATTTGCAATACTGCCGTTCTAAGCTTGCGTCAATTCCCCGACTTTGGTTTTGTCTCCGCGAGTATATGGATGGAGCATGATGGCTCGCGAAACTGGAATTTTGGCTGACCGCGCAATTGCCGCGCTGTTTGAAACCGGGCGCCTTCAAAGCGAACGCGAGCTGGATCGCGACCAGATCCAGCCGGCAAGCTTGGATCTGCGGCTGGGCGCCAAGGCTTTCCGGGTGCGCGCCAGCTTCATGCCTGGCCCGTCCCATCTCGTTTCCGACAAGCTCGATCGGCTGAGCCTGCACGTCATCGACCTCAGCGAGGGCGCGGTACTGGAAACCGGCTGCGTCTATATCGTGCCGCTGATGGAACATCTCGATCTGCCGGCCAATATGTCTGCCTCGGCCAATCCGAAGAGCTCGACCGGTCGCCTTGATATCTTCACGCGTGTCATCACCGATTACGCGCAGGAATTCGACAAGATCCCATCAGGCTATTCCGGGCCGCTCTATCTCGAAATTAGCCCGCGCACCTTCCCGATCGTCGTGCGCCGCGGCTCGCGTCTCTCGCAGATCCGCTTCCGCGTCGGCCAATCGGTACTCGGTGAGCCGGACCTTCTGAAACTGCATGAATCGGAAACCCTGGTCGCAGCCAAGCAGCCGAACATTTCCGGCGGCGGCATCGCGTTGTCGATCGACCTGACGGGCGACAAGGACGGCCTGATCGGCTACCGCGGCAAACATCACACCGCCGTCGTCGATGTCGACAAGAAGGCCCAGCACGATATCTACGATTTCTGGGAGCCGCTCTACAGCCGCGGCCGCAACGAACTGATCCTCGATCCCGATGAATTCTATATCCTGGTCTCGCGCGAGGCCGTACACGTTCCCCCGCACTACGCGGCGGAAATGACGCCCTTCGACCCACTCGTCGGCGAATTCCGCGTCCACTATGCCGGCTTCTTCGATCCGGGCTTCGGCCACGCTCCGGCAGGCGGACGCGGCAGCCGCGCGGTGCTCGAAGTGCGCAGCCACGAAGTGCCCTTCATCCTCGAAGACGGCCAGATCGTCGGCCGCCTGATCTACGAACACATGCAGGAACAGCCCTCGAGCCTCTACGGCTCGGGTCTTGGCTCCAACTATCAGGCCCAGGGCCTGAAGCTCTCGAAGCATTTCCGCATCTGATATGCGGTGACGCCGCGACTTGACAGCGGCGGCCATCTGTTGGAAGTCTCAAGCGGTTGGCGGGTGTAGCTCAATGGTAGAGCAGCAGCTTCCCAAGCTGAATACGAGGGTTCGATTCCCTTCACCCGCTCCAGCTTCCCTCCTCAATCTCTTCCGAAAATTGTGATTGGCCGATATCGACGATGCGCGATCGCAAGCGAGCGATCCGGGCGAATGATATAGGTTTCCTCGACCTGCCGGCCGTACTGGTCGATGAAATCGTGCGGGAAGGTCGAGCCGATTGGCGACTTGGTAAGCTTCGAACGCGGCTGACCGCTATAGGTGATGCTGCCGGGAATGGGTTCGAGGCCGGGACCGTTATACTCGACAGTGGTGCAGCCGGCGAGCGCCAGGGCGCTGATCAGGCCAAGTGCGATCAGTTTCATGTTGGATGCCTTTCTTTCCGCAGCACGGCGCCATTCTACCTCAAATCGCCGAAAGCTCACGACACAAACGGCACCGGTGTCTTCAACCCTTCGGGAAGAGGCTTACGACCAACAGCCTGCTGCTTGGCGAAAGTGACTCGCCCGGCGATGTTGCCGCTCTTGGGCCGATCTGCTAGAGCGGCAATGTCGAAAAAGGCAGGACCGGATAAGGTAAGCCCGGTCCCTCCCATCATGGGAAGCTCTGCTCCGTGTTTCACACGAGAACCCGCGACGTGGCCCGCATGCGAATGCGGGGTCCCGGCGGCATGCGGAGCGTTGGAAGACGCACTCCTCCGGGATTTATTCTCAAAGGAGACAATCATGCGTTTGAACCATCTTGATTTCTACGTGCCCGATATTGCCGCTACGACGGATTTCTTCCTGCGGTATTTCGCTCTCGAATTGCGGGAGATGAGCGAACGGATCGGCCGGGCGATCCTCTACGACGACCAAGGCACGGAGGTCGTTCTCAGTCGCCCGTTGCCAAAATTCGGCGGTGCCGATCAGGTCGAACTGCAGCGACAAACCTATCATATCGGCTTTATTCTTGCTGAAAGGTCGGATGTCGATGTGCTTCATGGCCGCCTGGCAGTGGACGGCGCCGCTGTATCAGGGCCGCCTGCCGCCATTCGCGGCGGCTGGCTCTTCTATTGCACCGCGCCCGGTAACATTCTTGTCGAAGTCGGCTGGCGTCCACCAGTCTGAACAGAGACTTGTAACGAAAATGGGCGGCCGAAGCCGCCCATCCTCATTCAATCTGTCGCTTGCTCAGAACTCTGTCCAGTCGGCTTCCTGGCTGCTGGACGGGGCAGCGGCATTGCTCACGCCGAAGGCGCTGGCGAGCTTCTGGCCG
This genomic window contains:
- a CDS encoding GcrA family cell cycle regulator; the protein is MNWTDERVEKLKKLWSEGLSASQIAAQLGGVSRNAVIGKVHRLSLPGRAKAGGTATTARAPKRNTSAPRAPNYASRIATRTVTRQQGATMLKEEIEIETVEEMEYVPAKNVVVPISRRLGLTELTERTCKWPVGDPLKDDFYFCGCDSPDSSPYCNYHQRLAYQPVSERRKAVRVA
- a CDS encoding aspartate aminotransferase family protein; this encodes MAEASPLYDTYSRAPLRFERGEGVWLITETGERYLDFGAGVAVTSVGHGNPHVVAALKDQADKVWHLSNVYEIPGQEKLANRLTEATFADKVFFTNSGAEALECAIKTARRYQFSKGHPERFHIITFEGAFHGRTLATIAAGGQEKYLEGFGPKTPGFDQVPFGDVEAVRAAITDKTAGILIEPVQGEGGVRPVTPEFMKALRQLCDEHGLLLILDEVQTGVGRTGKLFAHEWSGVTPDIMAVAKGIGGGFPLGACLATAEAASGMKAGTHGSTYGGNPLAMAVGNAVLDVILAEGFLQHVRDVTLVFRQGLASLKDRYPDVIEDIRGEGLLLGVKAAIPSAELLKEIRAAHLLAIPAGDNVIRLLPPLVVTAEEAREGLSRLERAAESIRAAKVKKTA
- the argF gene encoding ornithine carbamoyltransferase yields the protein MASPKHFLDLSAVTASDLRTIMDDAKVRKQAFKAGSADKPLAGKMLAMIFEKPSTRTRVSFDVGMRQLGGETLFLSGTEMQLGRAETIGDTAKVLSRYVDAIMIRTTEHSRMLELAEHATVPVINALTDDTHPCQIMADIMTFEEHRGPIKGKTIAWTGDGNNVLHSLVEGAARFGYRMNMAVPLGSEPKDHYLNWARNEGAEIMLYHDADRAVAGVDCVVTDTWVSMNQEHRARGHNVFQPYQVNAHLMAQAGKDALFMHCLPAHRGEEVTDEVIDGPQSVVFDEAENRLHAQKSILAWCLGAI
- a CDS encoding Hsp33 family molecular chaperone, translated to MAEAAAALGEFDFAGDDHVVPFQVEGLDVRGRAVQLGPMLDSILERHHYPMPVARLLAEVVVLTVLLGTSLKFEGKFTVQTKSDGPVDLLVADFSTPENVRAYARFDQALLDKAIAAGETEPEQLLGKGVLAFTIDQGKFSQPYQGIVALDGTSLEDIAGVYFRQSEQIPTRVRLAAAELFDRDENGKPRHRWRAGGLVAQFLPEAPERMRQPDLHGGDGDTATRAHVEDDAWTEARSLVETVDADELTDPQVGTERLLFRLFHERGVRVYDPRAVFDRCSCSREKIGGVLKGFSAEEIEASQENGEIAVTCEFCSTTYRFPVQELTPQLI
- the apaG gene encoding Co2+/Mg2+ efflux protein ApaG, translating into MYRALTRDIEVVVEPFYLEEQSDPEDDRYVWGYRVVISNNSDIAVRLVNRYWNITDQNGQIDEVSGPGVVGEQPRLQPGDTYEYSSGCPLDTPSGLMFGHYQMETDEGEMFDVDIPAFSLDSPGLLRVLN
- a CDS encoding O-succinylhomoserine sulfhydrylase, with product MSKTWRPATQLVHGGTLRSQYGETSEAIYLTQGFVYDTSEAAEARFKGETDGFIYARYGSPTNDMFEKRMCMLEGAEDARATASGMAAVTAAILCQLKAGDHIVAARALFGSCRWVVETLAPKYGIDCTLIDGRDLENWEKAITPKTKVFFLESPTNPTLEVVDIAGVAKLANQIGAKVVVDNVFATPLFQKPLELGAHIVVYSATKHIDGQGRCLGGVVLSDKEWIDENLHDYFRHTGPAMSPFNAWTLLKGIETLPLRVKQQTQNAAKIADFLADQGKVAKVIYPGRKDHPQADIIAKQMSGGSTLVCFELKGGKEAAFALQNALDIVKISNNLGDSKSLITHPATTTHKNLTDEARAELGISPGTVRLSAGIEDTDDLIEDFARALAKVSA
- a CDS encoding 2'-deoxycytidine 5'-triphosphate deaminase is translated as MMARETGILADRAIAALFETGRLQSERELDRDQIQPASLDLRLGAKAFRVRASFMPGPSHLVSDKLDRLSLHVIDLSEGAVLETGCVYIVPLMEHLDLPANMSASANPKSSTGRLDIFTRVITDYAQEFDKIPSGYSGPLYLEISPRTFPIVVRRGSRLSQIRFRVGQSVLGEPDLLKLHESETLVAAKQPNISGGGIALSIDLTGDKDGLIGYRGKHHTAVVDVDKKAQHDIYDFWEPLYSRGRNELILDPDEFYILVSREAVHVPPHYAAEMTPFDPLVGEFRVHYAGFFDPGFGHAPAGGRGSRAVLEVRSHEVPFILEDGQIVGRLIYEHMQEQPSSLYGSGLGSNYQAQGLKLSKHFRI
- a CDS encoding VOC family protein, translated to MRLNHLDFYVPDIAATTDFFLRYFALELREMSERIGRAILYDDQGTEVVLSRPLPKFGGADQVELQRQTYHIGFILAERSDVDVLHGRLAVDGAAVSGPPAAIRGGWLFYCTAPGNILVEVGWRPPV